The Hydrogenobacter thermophilus TK-6 genome window below encodes:
- the hisD gene encoding histidinol dehydrogenase: MKVEDLRNTAWRFNERLRYIAKRGEVLEEEYEPIVREIIKRVKEEGDKAITYYTEKFDGVKLTPDTMEVPYEELENAYNEIEEDVRSALEIAYERIRRFHELQREKAFFMEESGTLLGMKVVPLERVGVYVPGGKAAYPSTVLMNVVPALVAGVEEIIMVSPKPNKYTLAAAFISGVSRVYQIGGAQAIAGLAYGTEMIPKVDKIVGPGNIYVAIAKKLLFGVVDIDMIAGPSEILIISDGSCEPSWIATDLLSQAEHDEMAGAFMITTDEKHALRVKEELERLMEDFPRKEIAKKSIERFGTIFLVEDMFKACEVANYIAPEHLEVLTEDPFSLLPYIKHAGAIFLGRYSTEALGDYILGPNHTLPTGGTARFFSPLGVYDFIKRSSVLFVSKEGFERLAEPTESIAKAEGLFAHFTSVRIRRET, encoded by the coding sequence ATGAAAGTAGAGGACCTTAGAAACACTGCATGGAGGTTCAACGAAAGACTGAGATACATTGCCAAGAGAGGGGAAGTCCTGGAGGAAGAGTATGAGCCTATTGTCAGGGAAATAATAAAGAGGGTCAAAGAGGAGGGTGATAAAGCTATAACTTATTACACAGAAAAGTTTGACGGTGTGAAGCTCACGCCGGATACTATGGAAGTGCCATATGAGGAGCTTGAGAATGCTTACAACGAGATAGAGGAAGATGTAAGGTCAGCTCTTGAGATAGCCTACGAGAGGATAAGAAGGTTTCACGAACTTCAAAGGGAAAAGGCCTTTTTTATGGAAGAGAGTGGAACACTCTTAGGTATGAAGGTGGTGCCTTTGGAGAGGGTGGGTGTTTATGTGCCGGGAGGTAAAGCTGCTTACCCATCCACAGTGCTTATGAATGTTGTTCCGGCTCTTGTGGCAGGTGTTGAGGAGATCATTATGGTATCCCCAAAGCCCAACAAATACACTCTTGCTGCAGCTTTTATATCTGGTGTCAGCAGGGTTTACCAAATAGGGGGTGCTCAGGCAATTGCAGGCCTTGCCTACGGAACTGAGATGATACCAAAAGTTGATAAGATAGTAGGTCCCGGCAATATATATGTAGCTATAGCTAAGAAGCTACTCTTTGGAGTTGTGGACATAGATATGATAGCGGGTCCGTCGGAGATACTGATAATATCTGATGGCTCTTGTGAACCTTCGTGGATAGCTACGGACCTTCTCTCTCAGGCGGAACACGACGAGATGGCAGGTGCCTTTATGATAACTACGGATGAAAAACATGCCCTGCGCGTAAAGGAAGAGTTGGAAAGACTGATGGAAGACTTTCCAAGAAAAGAGATAGCAAAAAAGTCCATAGAGCGCTTTGGAACCATATTTCTTGTGGAGGACATGTTTAAAGCGTGTGAAGTGGCTAACTATATAGCACCAGAGCACCTTGAAGTGCTTACAGAAGACCCCTTCTCCCTTCTTCCCTACATAAAGCATGCAGGAGCCATCTTTTTAGGAAGATACAGCACAGAAGCTCTGGGCGACTATATTTTAGGTCCAAATCACACCCTTCCCACCGGTGGCACAGCAAGATTCTTCTCACCCTTGGGAGTTTACGACTTTATAAAGAGAAGCTCTGTGCTTTTTGTTTCCAAGGAAGGGTTTGAAAGACTTGCAGAGCCTACAGAAAGTATAGCAAAGGCGGAGGGTCTTTTTGCCCATTTTACATCTGTAAGGATAAGGAGAGAGACATGA
- a CDS encoding LL-diaminopimelate aminotransferase, with translation MSFEYSERIKSLPPYLFAQIDKKKKEKIAQGVDVIDLGVGDPDMPTPEPIVKAMQRAVEKPEHHRYPSYEGMLSFREAVAEFYRRRFGVFLDPEKEVITLIGSKEGIAHFPLAFINPDDVVLCPDPAYPVYKIGTLFAGGVPYIMPLKEENNFLPDFKSIPKDVLKRAKIIWVNYPNNPTSAVADESFYRELIDWARENNIIVASDLAYSEIYFGNQKPMSILQIDGAKEVAIEFHSLSKTYNMTGWRIGMAVGNEKLISGLGKVKTNVDSGQFQAIQEAGITALKMPESELQKIREVYRQRREAMVKALQDAGLEVYSSTATFYLWVKVPKGYTSAQFVSLLLDECGIVCTPGNGFGEHGEGYFRISLTLPTERLLEAAERIRKLKI, from the coding sequence ATGAGCTTTGAGTACTCAGAGAGGATAAAAAGCCTACCGCCTTACCTTTTTGCACAGATAGACAAGAAGAAGAAGGAAAAGATAGCGCAGGGTGTGGATGTGATAGACCTTGGAGTAGGCGACCCAGACATGCCCACACCTGAGCCTATAGTAAAAGCCATGCAAAGAGCTGTTGAAAAGCCAGAGCATCACAGGTATCCTTCTTACGAAGGCATGCTCTCTTTTAGGGAGGCTGTTGCTGAGTTTTACAGAAGAAGGTTTGGCGTATTTCTTGACCCCGAGAAAGAGGTCATAACCCTCATAGGCTCTAAGGAGGGCATAGCTCACTTTCCCTTAGCTTTTATAAATCCCGATGATGTGGTGCTTTGTCCAGACCCAGCCTATCCTGTGTACAAGATAGGAACGCTTTTTGCAGGTGGCGTGCCCTACATTATGCCACTAAAAGAGGAAAATAACTTTCTTCCTGATTTCAAAAGCATACCAAAGGATGTGCTGAAAAGAGCCAAAATCATCTGGGTGAACTATCCCAACAATCCCACTTCAGCTGTGGCGGATGAGAGCTTTTACAGAGAGCTAATAGATTGGGCAAGGGAGAACAACATTATAGTAGCTTCCGACCTTGCTTACTCGGAGATATACTTTGGCAACCAAAAACCCATGTCCATACTGCAGATAGATGGAGCAAAGGAGGTGGCTATAGAGTTTCACTCCCTTTCAAAGACCTACAACATGACTGGATGGCGTATAGGCATGGCGGTGGGGAACGAAAAGCTCATTTCAGGTCTTGGAAAGGTAAAGACAAATGTGGATTCGGGACAGTTCCAAGCCATTCAAGAAGCTGGCATAACCGCTCTGAAGATGCCCGAAAGTGAACTGCAAAAGATCAGGGAGGTATACAGACAAAGAAGGGAAGCTATGGTAAAAGCTCTGCAGGATGCAGGTCTTGAGGTGTATAGCTCAACAGCCACCTTCTACCTTTGGGTAAAGGTGCCAAAAGGTTATACTTCAGCACAGTTTGTTTCTTTACTTCTTGATGAGTGCGGTATTGTCTGCACTCCTGGAAATGGTTTTGGAGAGCATGGAGAGGGATACTTCCGCATATCCTTAACCTTACCTACGGAAAGACTTTTGGAGGCTGCCGAAAGAATTCGTAAATTAAAAATATGA
- a CDS encoding PDC sensor domain-containing protein: protein MMKEVELLQLCTLVPTVDYRMTPQEALKLFNEHELHEFLVVVKDGKPVGWVKKKDVRLALYRQELCVGDLTRPLTNIRNLKTTVDNMSGLFDFFNLRKDPLIVVNRNGSYMGVLFYHVLLNYVCMHREAEASLFQKLRNFFGQAYYLYVFFLKGKKTFREAYGTVKEEGLYKILYEDIKDSISGDVSLVKDEGEVYALSKEKLQRDKIKEIIENFHKEFSLLYADAKPVYVQGYLIPLDTVKNYEELFRIASDTKDKLRGVDASFFVIHGLQPSVIMCEYKAKELILKIKEQITEDFKRILERINREDRELWEYVLYDFFKEYPYFELFYIMNERGVQISNNVINPKISYSIKAGKKGADRSEKSYFKQAMKDGTYISDIYISQATDDFCITLSARFQHKDKTYVLAGDINYREIHQLVKSYTKASL, encoded by the coding sequence ATGATGAAGGAAGTAGAACTCTTACAGCTATGCACATTAGTGCCAACTGTGGATTACAGAATGACACCGCAGGAAGCTCTAAAGCTCTTTAATGAGCATGAACTTCACGAGTTTCTCGTGGTAGTTAAAGACGGAAAGCCAGTGGGATGGGTTAAAAAGAAAGATGTGCGCTTAGCTCTCTACAGACAGGAGCTTTGCGTAGGTGATTTGACAAGACCCTTGACCAATATCAGAAACCTGAAAACCACTGTGGATAATATGAGCGGGCTTTTTGACTTTTTTAACCTGCGGAAAGACCCTCTAATAGTGGTAAACAGAAACGGTTCTTATATGGGCGTGCTTTTCTATCATGTTCTTTTGAACTATGTTTGTATGCACAGAGAAGCGGAAGCATCTCTATTTCAGAAGCTTAGGAATTTCTTTGGACAAGCTTATTACCTTTATGTTTTCTTTCTAAAGGGTAAAAAAACCTTCAGGGAGGCGTACGGGACAGTAAAGGAGGAAGGACTCTACAAGATACTCTACGAGGATATAAAAGACAGCATCTCAGGTGATGTGTCTTTAGTCAAAGATGAGGGGGAGGTATACGCTCTTTCAAAGGAAAAACTTCAGAGGGATAAGATAAAGGAGATAATAGAGAACTTTCACAAAGAGTTTTCCTTGCTGTATGCAGATGCAAAGCCTGTTTATGTTCAGGGATACCTGATACCTCTTGATACAGTCAAAAATTACGAGGAGCTCTTCAGGATAGCATCTGATACAAAAGATAAGTTAAGAGGTGTGGATGCGTCCTTTTTTGTAATACACGGGCTTCAACCATCAGTCATTATGTGTGAGTATAAGGCAAAGGAGCTTATACTCAAGATTAAGGAGCAGATAACGGAGGACTTTAAAAGGATCCTTGAGAGAATAAACAGAGAAGACAGGGAGCTATGGGAGTATGTCCTTTACGACTTTTTCAAAGAGTATCCCTACTTTGAGCTTTTTTATATAATGAACGAAAGAGGTGTGCAAATATCCAACAATGTGATAAATCCTAAGATAAGCTATAGCATAAAGGCGGGCAAAAAGGGAGCTGATAGATCTGAAAAGTCTTACTTCAAGCAGGCTATGAAGGATGGCACTTACATATCGGACATTTACATATCTCAAGCAACAGATGACTTCTGCATAACGCTCTCAGCCAGGTTCCAGCACAAAGATAAGACTTATGTGCTTGCCGGAGACATAAACTACAGGGAGATACACCAACTTGTAAAAAGTTATACAAAAGCAAGCTTATGA
- a CDS encoding acetoin utilization protein AcuC, which yields MKKLVGSLKYRNLRYTQNHPLRIPRVSLLIEFLKAMGLIEEQEIIQSREATEEELLLYHTEDYLRALEESDRCMCVKDRYREKYNIGTYENPVSPAMWRGSLLATGSSVQAVEVFLEGGVAFNPAGGMHHAYPSRANGFCFINDPAVSIEFLKKKGFKKILYIDLDAHHCDAIQESYYQDDSVFVLSLHQSPEYAFPFKSGFAHEIGRGRGKGYNMNVPLPKGIKDGEYLYALEESLKIVKEIFSPDVYILQLGTDSLKEDYLSKFELSNAGFLKAFDMVRDMLGEGIYLGGGGYHPIALARAWALIWCRISGREIPSKINSEARQVLLSVNFEEFDEDIDRTYMYDYLLDRSDGEPPRGEVKRLIERLKALFLL from the coding sequence ATGAAGAAACTTGTAGGAAGTTTAAAGTATAGAAATCTAAGGTACACACAGAACCATCCTCTCAGAATACCTCGCGTCTCTTTGCTTATTGAGTTTCTAAAAGCTATGGGTCTCATAGAGGAGCAAGAGATAATTCAGAGCAGAGAGGCAACTGAGGAGGAGCTTCTCTTATACCACACAGAGGACTATCTTCGGGCTCTTGAAGAGTCCGACAGGTGCATGTGTGTAAAGGATAGATACAGAGAAAAATACAACATAGGCACTTACGAGAACCCTGTATCACCAGCCATGTGGAGAGGATCCCTTTTGGCAACAGGGTCATCTGTTCAGGCCGTTGAGGTCTTCTTGGAGGGTGGCGTGGCTTTTAATCCAGCGGGGGGCATGCATCACGCCTATCCCAGCAGGGCAAACGGCTTTTGCTTCATAAACGACCCAGCCGTTAGCATAGAGTTTTTGAAGAAAAAGGGCTTTAAGAAGATCCTGTACATTGACTTGGATGCTCATCACTGTGATGCCATTCAAGAGAGCTACTACCAAGATGACAGTGTATTTGTTCTCTCTTTACACCAGTCACCTGAGTATGCCTTTCCCTTTAAAAGTGGTTTTGCTCATGAGATAGGAAGGGGCAGGGGAAAGGGCTACAACATGAATGTCCCACTTCCAAAGGGTATAAAGGACGGGGAATACCTTTATGCTCTTGAGGAGAGTCTAAAGATAGTAAAAGAAATATTTAGTCCTGATGTGTACATTTTGCAACTTGGTACTGACAGCCTTAAAGAGGATTACCTTTCCAAGTTTGAGCTTTCCAACGCGGGTTTTCTAAAAGCCTTTGATATGGTAAGGGACATGCTGGGAGAGGGCATTTACTTGGGAGGTGGAGGCTATCACCCTATAGCTCTTGCAAGGGCTTGGGCGCTCATCTGGTGCAGAATAAGTGGCAGGGAGATACCTTCAAAGATAAACTCCGAGGCAAGGCAAGTCCTTTTGAGCGTGAACTTTGAAGAGTTTGACGAAGATATAGACAGAACTTACATGTATGATTATCTCTTGGATAGGTCAGATGGAGAACCACCAAGAGGTGAGGTAAAAAGGCTAATAGAGAGGCTGAAAGCCTTATTTCTGTTATAA
- the purD gene encoding phosphoribosylamine--glycine ligase, with product MKLLVVGNGGREHALVWKLKQSPLVKQIYIARGNAGSWQIAKGVDIDYLDIKGLAEFALREGIDFTVVGPEAPLVGGIVDEFESRGLKILGPNRRASMLEGSKVFAKDFMQRYQIPTAEYQVFDDAVKAKRFVMDFGTPLVIKADGLAGGKGAVVCYDQKTAMEAIDRIMVRGELGSAGRRVVIEQFLEGEEASYIVLLDGDRYIPLPTSQDHKRLLDGDMGPNTGGMGAYSPNPFVGEETEKAIKHQIIERLIRGLKEEGIYYRGFLYAGLMLTKDGPKVLEFNVRLGDPEAQPILMRIKGDFMKNLLDFYEGKAINLEIDKRCALCVVLASRGYPEKPQVGGVIYGLDAIKEEDVIVFHAGTDIKDGKVIAKGGRVLNVCAWGKSIKDARDKAYRVIESIKFEGMQYRRDIGAKALNLL from the coding sequence GTGAAGCTGTTGGTAGTTGGCAATGGAGGAAGAGAGCACGCCTTAGTATGGAAGCTAAAGCAAAGCCCCCTGGTAAAGCAAATATACATAGCCAGAGGAAACGCAGGGTCTTGGCAGATAGCCAAAGGGGTTGATATAGACTATCTGGACATAAAGGGACTTGCAGAGTTTGCCCTAAGGGAGGGTATAGACTTTACAGTAGTTGGACCAGAGGCACCTTTGGTAGGGGGTATAGTGGACGAGTTTGAAAGCAGAGGTTTGAAAATATTAGGTCCTAACAGAAGGGCATCCATGCTGGAAGGTAGCAAAGTCTTTGCTAAGGATTTTATGCAAAGGTATCAGATCCCTACAGCGGAGTATCAAGTTTTTGACGATGCTGTAAAAGCCAAGAGGTTTGTTATGGACTTTGGCACACCTCTGGTGATAAAAGCGGATGGTTTGGCAGGTGGCAAAGGAGCTGTTGTATGCTACGATCAAAAGACAGCCATGGAAGCTATTGATAGGATCATGGTGAGGGGTGAGCTGGGCAGTGCAGGAAGGAGGGTGGTTATAGAGCAATTTCTGGAAGGGGAAGAAGCCTCTTACATAGTTTTACTGGATGGTGATAGATACATACCACTTCCCACATCTCAGGATCACAAGAGACTCCTTGATGGTGATATGGGACCCAATACAGGAGGTATGGGAGCCTACTCACCAAATCCCTTTGTTGGCGAGGAAACAGAGAAAGCCATAAAGCATCAGATAATAGAGAGATTGATAAGGGGGTTAAAAGAGGAAGGCATCTATTACAGGGGGTTTCTTTATGCGGGCCTCATGCTTACCAAAGATGGACCGAAAGTTCTTGAGTTCAATGTAAGACTTGGAGACCCCGAGGCTCAACCCATACTCATGAGAATAAAGGGGGACTTTATGAAGAACCTATTGGATTTTTATGAAGGGAAGGCTATAAATTTGGAGATAGACAAAAGGTGCGCTCTATGTGTAGTCTTGGCAAGCAGAGGCTATCCAGAAAAGCCTCAAGTTGGTGGCGTTATATACGGGCTTGATGCCATAAAAGAAGAGGATGTCATAGTATTCCACGCTGGGACGGACATAAAAGATGGCAAAGTTATAGCAAAAGGAGGCAGAGTGCTCAATGTGTGTGCATGGGGGAAGAGTATAAAAGATGCGAGGGATAAGGCGTACAGAGTTATAGAGAGTATAAAATTTGAAGGCATGCAGTACAGAAGGGACATAGGAGCAAAAGCTCTTAACCTTCTTTGA
- a CDS encoding AI-2E family transporter, with translation MSREKVFSYFLLGITVFFTFLVLVILTPFLKPILWAVIFSLVAYPLHLSLSRLLRNNTLSALMVTLLVLTFIVIPFLIIGLVAAKQSVEITKAIIQYLQNHTLTDVLHSLYSLPVVNKLITEEILQRVYEYMQSEEFKNTITSYLSKLTQKAGEIFTSMLFATGSVIFKSFVFLISFFFILRDGRRFVEFFARFLPMHKEDLYEVLLTIYKTILAVVYGSIGVALVQAVLSFIAYTVVGINYSLLWALITFIASFVPPFGTGFVWVPIAIYTFLNKGLFYGIFMLLWGSLVISTVDNILRPLIMKKGIKMPYIVLFFSTVGGLLTFGFLGLFLGPIVFTTLFSLAIIYERRILKEG, from the coding sequence ATGAGCAGAGAAAAAGTTTTTTCCTACTTTTTACTTGGCATAACTGTATTCTTCACCTTTCTAGTTTTGGTGATTCTTACACCTTTCCTAAAGCCCATACTTTGGGCTGTTATCTTCTCCCTTGTTGCTTATCCATTACATCTGTCGCTTTCAAGGCTTTTGCGTAATAACACACTGTCTGCCCTGATGGTAACACTTCTGGTGCTTACTTTCATAGTCATACCCTTCCTTATTATAGGTCTTGTTGCAGCAAAGCAGAGCGTGGAAATAACAAAAGCAATTATTCAATACCTTCAGAATCACACTCTTACAGATGTTCTGCACAGCCTTTATAGTCTGCCTGTAGTTAACAAACTCATCACCGAAGAGATATTGCAGAGGGTCTATGAATACATGCAGTCTGAAGAGTTTAAGAACACTATAACCTCCTATCTAAGTAAGTTGACACAAAAGGCTGGAGAGATATTCACCTCCATGCTCTTTGCCACAGGGTCCGTTATCTTTAAATCCTTTGTGTTTCTCATAAGCTTCTTTTTTATTCTCAGAGATGGCAGAAGGTTTGTGGAGTTTTTTGCAAGATTCCTCCCCATGCACAAAGAGGATCTCTATGAGGTGCTTTTGACTATTTACAAAACTATCCTTGCTGTGGTTTACGGTAGCATAGGCGTGGCTCTTGTGCAGGCGGTTTTGAGCTTTATAGCTTACACCGTTGTTGGGATAAATTACTCTCTACTGTGGGCTTTAATTACCTTTATAGCTTCCTTTGTGCCACCCTTTGGCACTGGCTTTGTTTGGGTTCCTATAGCCATTTACACTTTTCTAAACAAAGGATTGTTTTACGGTATTTTTATGCTGCTGTGGGGATCTCTTGTTATATCAACCGTTGACAACATATTAAGACCTCTCATTATGAAGAAGGGAATAAAGATGCCTTACATAGTGCTTTTCTTTTCAACGGTGGGCGGTCTTCTTACCTTTGGTTTTTTGGGACTTTTCTTAGGTCCAATAGTCTTTACTACTCTCTTCTCCTTAGCGATAATATACGAAAGGAGAATACTCAAAGAAGGTTAA
- a CDS encoding tetratricopeptide repeat protein codes for MGKSLLFIFVFFALSCAEKTVVVKEEPKSRAPGMAVASGKAVENGKKQLSKGHCKQAIHEFYKALEKDPQNFEALYWLGVAEGVCGYYPQAYDRLTFVVRYAPDDIWRARVYATMGITLLYMGKEDDAVAYFEKARAIDPRNELVVAYYENDHKKNKKHKIKKRPKDREGYEITFRWMY; via the coding sequence ATGGGGAAGAGTTTGCTTTTTATATTTGTCTTCTTTGCTCTTTCATGTGCGGAGAAAACTGTGGTTGTTAAGGAAGAACCTAAAAGTAGAGCGCCAGGAATGGCGGTTGCTTCTGGTAAGGCAGTGGAAAATGGCAAAAAGCAGCTTAGCAAGGGACACTGTAAGCAGGCTATACACGAGTTTTACAAAGCTCTTGAGAAAGACCCGCAAAACTTTGAGGCTCTGTATTGGCTTGGTGTAGCGGAAGGTGTTTGTGGATACTATCCCCAAGCTTACGACAGGTTGACCTTTGTTGTAAGGTATGCACCTGACGATATCTGGAGAGCGAGAGTTTATGCCACCATGGGTATAACTCTGCTCTACATGGGAAAGGAAGATGATGCAGTAGCTTATTTTGAAAAGGCAAGAGCCATAGATCCGAGGAATGAACTGGTGGTTGCATATTATGAGAATGACCATAAAAAGAACAAAAAACACAAGATAAAGAAAAGACCCAAGGATAGAGAAGGTTACGAGATAACTTTCAGGTGGATGTACTGA
- a CDS encoding chorismate-binding protein, giving the protein MRLVFSGGWIGKGGLYQARIKRVSFLKSLHELSPESFPCFLVLSYHLASEVFGLPIKTSSLPLVVLVEIESFKAIDPREKRVSLTLLESSISDEGFKEKVNEVKKLIEEGIVYQINLTNRFTFSLKGDPFDLFLKFYARQPVDYAFFLDLDDFYIISGSMELFLRREGKKLRSEPIKGTASKREELKKSEKDRAENLMITDVVRNDLGIVGKCVEVKDLFGIRKYKTLYHMYSAVECETTASLKAILFATFPPASVTGAPKRKAVEVIDSLEPHCRDLYCGCAGFLKSEEDFTLSVLIRTALGDGKTLSYYAGCGIVWDSDPQKELREVYLKMKAFFSTST; this is encoded by the coding sequence ATGAGGCTGGTTTTTTCTGGTGGTTGGATAGGTAAAGGTGGTCTTTATCAGGCTCGTATAAAGAGGGTGAGCTTTTTAAAAAGCCTTCATGAGCTTTCGCCCGAGAGTTTTCCCTGCTTTCTCGTGCTGTCTTATCACCTGGCATCTGAGGTGTTTGGTTTGCCTATAAAGACATCTTCTCTACCTTTAGTGGTGCTTGTAGAGATAGAGAGCTTTAAAGCTATAGACCCAAGGGAAAAAAGGGTTTCTTTGACTCTCTTGGAAAGCTCCATCTCCGACGAAGGTTTTAAAGAGAAGGTTAATGAGGTAAAAAAGCTCATAGAAGAAGGCATAGTTTATCAGATAAATCTCACCAACAGGTTTACTTTTAGCCTGAAAGGGGACCCTTTTGACCTCTTTCTTAAGTTTTACGCAAGACAGCCTGTTGATTACGCCTTTTTCTTAGACCTGGATGACTTTTACATTATTTCTGGCTCCATGGAGCTTTTTCTCAGAAGAGAAGGTAAAAAGCTAAGAAGCGAGCCTATAAAAGGCACAGCCTCTAAAAGGGAGGAGCTAAAAAAGAGTGAGAAAGACAGAGCGGAAAACCTTATGATCACCGATGTTGTCAGGAACGACCTTGGCATAGTGGGTAAGTGCGTAGAAGTTAAGGATCTTTTTGGAATAAGGAAGTATAAAACCTTGTATCATATGTATTCTGCTGTGGAGTGTGAAACCACTGCTTCTCTGAAAGCTATACTCTTTGCCACTTTCCCACCTGCTTCCGTGACAGGTGCACCCAAAAGAAAGGCGGTTGAGGTCATAGATAGCTTGGAACCTCACTGTAGGGATCTTTACTGCGGATGCGCTGGCTTTTTAAAGAGCGAGGAAGACTTTACACTCTCAGTGCTTATAAGAACTGCATTAGGAGACGGAAAAACCCTCTCTTACTATGCAGGGTGTGGAATAGTTTGGGATTCGGACCCTCAAAAGGAGTTAAGGGAAGTGTACTTAAAAATGAAGGCTTTCTTCAGTACATCCACCTGA
- a CDS encoding aminotransferase class IV, translated as MANRSFFYGEGLFETILYRGRTKKLLRHYERLSKSAEYFGIPYPDLETFCDRIEKKVKGKKDIYVKVCLVSYGKPKYYQMPYRSELKVFVYKYTPLQNPVSVCISSIKRHSSDPLIKHKTLNYLTNVLVKREAIQRGFYDGLMLNEKGHITESSSANLLLVRKDSIYTPHIASGLLLGTTLKSIMEKVEIKEKEVKPEDVFGADHLFLVNSLIGVLPVMRLEDKIFSVDESLTQYLKSIVEEENR; from the coding sequence ATGGCCAACAGGAGTTTTTTTTACGGTGAAGGTCTTTTTGAAACTATACTGTACAGAGGAAGGACAAAAAAGCTGCTGCGCCATTACGAGAGACTCTCAAAAAGCGCTGAATACTTCGGTATACCTTATCCAGACTTGGAAACCTTTTGCGACAGAATAGAAAAAAAGGTAAAAGGGAAAAAAGACATTTATGTAAAGGTGTGCCTGGTATCTTACGGAAAACCCAAGTATTACCAGATGCCATACAGGAGTGAGCTAAAAGTTTTTGTATACAAATACACACCCCTGCAAAACCCTGTAAGTGTGTGCATATCATCCATAAAAAGACACTCCTCTGACCCTCTTATAAAGCACAAAACTCTGAACTATCTTACCAATGTTTTGGTAAAGAGGGAAGCTATCCAAAGGGGCTTTTACGACGGCCTTATGCTCAACGAAAAGGGTCATATAACAGAATCCTCCTCCGCCAACCTCCTCTTAGTTAGAAAGGACAGCATATACACACCCCACATAGCATCGGGCCTTCTTTTGGGAACCACCCTTAAGAGCATTATGGAAAAGGTGGAGATAAAAGAGAAGGAAGTAAAACCAGAGGATGTTTTTGGCGCAGATCATCTCTTTCTTGTCAACAGTCTGATAGGTGTTTTGCCAGTAATGAGATTGGAAGATAAGATATTTTCTGTAGATGAAAGCTTAACTCAATACTTAAAAAGCATAGTTGAAGAAGAAAACAGATAA